The following coding sequences lie in one Drosophila sulfurigaster albostrigata strain 15112-1811.04 chromosome 2R, ASM2355843v2, whole genome shotgun sequence genomic window:
- the LOC133837297 gene encoding transmembrane protein 245 isoform X3: MNRSDTIPIRRDRSFDSVLNRLLRMRSQNHESFRAAMYNFLIAAGVAAFVAVCFILGPFVRPLLWAFLMGAVLFPFKRKLAELLNNWFQRLEERDSNVLVSICLAPLEATEHCGRMLINWLCQHWQLLLSGCGVAICIKLLVLYAPKGFLLALWHWLTFSHGLFVSIIGFLNVYLLLVLIVIYLTSVHFFWTPEKSAHFVIAGQSMWVAIAGFLCSFLGALQVPVFLLVMAYVVVSTIYHLQTSDEMDSSTLLERVNKLFDKQDFEKSLSNISICRRAGGEATLQSDVEDISLSDTIDSTDTFEAAKPVGEEETHQSDTFFKLLFYACLGTFLYRNIWMFILAAVPVFLHLLYTVGSYTGITQFVCSKISEGYQGLRSWALEHHSAVLPLCLPGVLELNYKINCIVRDSLKSSVESVTSILMIILMLLIIIFLSVFFCVNIYSETIEVAYLGKDLINKTITDRPELIDILPANIQASIDDALDNAHHYGRRKIETYIDDWLADADKVHATKLKEQILDVWDRLIQYWIDFNKAGTSYGPRVPTDALKSTFGEIVDNPVAKQGIIGWAQSNTQTILEVAESLWHIIRTNISVIMGVAGEILSLLLSGGQACIEFILDMIVFFTALFYLLSSSQEKYAPLQITKYMGYSTSGIKVADALENSITVVLISMFKCATFTGLFTWLVHTVFGARIVFLPSALAAMLAAAPFLGSYWCAVPAFLELWLAQDRFYAGVLLFLLQFFVPSSFETAIYADLKGGGHPYLNGLAIAGGMYWIGWQGAIFGPLMLCFFIGLFEVATLAMRNNQEPRRSSDEETRTTQLTDVINEEVIEKEKPENVVDAPLKRDEEKSVGKPVVLKIITHFLHPSEATKNS, encoded by the exons ATGAACCGTTCAGATACGATACCCATACGACGAGATCGCTCCTTTGACAGCGTTCTCAATCGTTTGCTGCGAATGCGTTCCCAGAATCATGAGAGTTTTCGAGCAGCCATGTACAACTTTCTGATCGCAGCAGGCGTCGCTGCATTCGTGGCCGTTTGCTTCATCCTAGGCCCATTTGTGCGTCCGTTGCTTTGGGCCTTCTTGATGGGCGCAGTGCTGTTTCCTTTCAAGCGTAAGTTGGCAGAGCTGCTAAACAATTGGTTCCAGCGTTTAGAGGAACGTGACTCGAATGTCTTGGTCTCAATTTGCCTGGCGCCGCTGGAGGCCACAGAGCATTGTGGTCGCATGTTGATCAATTGGCTGTGCCAACACTGGCAACTTCTGCTCTCCGGCTGCGGCGTTGCTATCTGCATTAAACTGCTGGTGCTGTACGCACCCAAGGGTTTTCTGCTGGCTCTCTGGCATTGGTTGACCTTCTCCCATGGTCTGTTCGTAAGCATCATTGGCTTCCTCAATGTATATTTG CTGCTTGTCTTAATTGTCATCTACTTAACATCGGTGCATTTCTTTTGGACGCCCGAGAAGAGCGCACATTTCGTCATCGCTGGCCAGTCCATGTGGGTGGCCATTGCTGGCTTTCTGTGCAGCTTCCTTGGCGCCTTGCAAGTGCCCGTCTTTCTTCTGGTTATGGCCTATGTTGTGGTCTCTACAATTTATCATCTGCAGACGAGCGATGAAATGGATTCGAGTACGTTGCTGGAGCGCGTAAACAAGCTGTTCGACAAGCAGGACTTTGAGAAATCACTGAGCAACATTAGCATCTGTCGGAGAGCTGGTGGCGAGGCCACTTTGCAGTCGGATGTGGAAGACATTTCGCTGAGCGATACCATCGATTCCACAGACACTTTCGAAGCGGCCAAGCCAGTGGGCGAGGAAGAAACTCATCAGAGTGATACGTTCTTTAAGCTATTGTTTTATGCTTGCCTTGGCACGTTTTTGTACCGAAACATTTGGATGTTTATACTGGCGGCAGTGCCGGTCTTTCTGCATCTGCTCTACACCGTGGGCAGCTACACGGGCATCACGCAGTTTGTCTGCAGCAAGATTAGCGAGGGATATCAAGGACTTAGA TCTTGGGCCCTGGAGCATCATTCGGCGGTGCTGCCTTTGTGTTTGCCTGGCGTGTTGGAGTTGAACTATAAGATCAATTGCATTGTGCGCGATTCGCTGAAGTCATCGGTAGAGTCGGTCACATCCATACTCATGATCATACTCATGTTGCTCATCATCATATTCCTGAGTGTTTTCTTTTGCGTCAACATCTATTCAGAGACCATTGAGGTGGCATATTTGGGCAAAGATCTAATTAACAAGACAATCACAGATCGTCCTGAGCTAATTGATATTCTGCCCGCCAATATACAAGCGTCCATCGATGATGCGCTCGACAATGCGCACCATTATGGACGACGTAAGATCGAGACCTATATCGATGATTGGCTAGCGGATGCGGACAAAGTGCATGCCACCAAGCTCAAGGAGCAAATCCTTGATGTCTGGGATCGTCTCATACAATACTGGATTGATTTTAACAAGGCAGGCACCTCGTATGGTCCTCGCGTACCCACGGACGCCTTGAAGAGCACCTTTGGCGAGATTGTCGATAATCCAG TGGCAAAACAGGGCATCATTGGCTGGGCTCAGAGCAATACGCAAACCATTCTGGAGGTCGCTGAATCCCTTTGGCACATCATACGTACGAACATCTCGGTGATTATGGGCGTCGCTGGCGAGATtctctcgctgctgctgtcgggCGGACAGGCGTGCATTGAATTCATACTGGACATG ATTGTTTTCTTTACTGCACTGTTCTATCTGCTGTCCAGCAGTCAGGAGAAATATGCTCCGCTGCAAATCACCAAATATATGGGCTACTCGACCTCGGGCATTAAGGTCGCCGATGCGCTGGAGAACTCCATTACCGTCGTGCTCATCTCCATGTTCAAATGCGCCACTTTTACGGGTCTCTTCACTTGGCTGGTGCACACGGTCTTTGGAGCACGCATTGTCTTTCTGCCCTCCGCATTGGCTGCGATGCTGGCAGCTGCTCCTTTCTTGGGCAGCTACTGGTGTGCGGTGCCAGCGTTTCTGGAGCTGTGGCTGGCCCAGGATCGCTTTTATGCGGGCGTACTCCTCTTTTTACTGCAATTCTTTGTGCCATCCTCTTTTGAGACAGCCATCTATGCGGATCTGAAAGG TGGCGGACATCCATATCTTAATGGTCTGGCCATTGCCGGTGGCATGTATTGGATTGGCTGGCAAGGTGCCATCTTTGGGCCACTCATGCTGTGCTTCTTCATTGGCCTCTTCGAGGTAGCCACTTTGGCGATGCGCAACAATCAGGAGCCCAG GCGCAGTTCGGATGAGGAGACGCGCACCAC ACAATTAACCGATGTGATAAACGAAGAAGTaatcgaaaaagaaaaacccgAAAATGTTGTTGACGCTCCGCTGAAACGAGACGAGGAAAAGAGCGTAGGAAAACCTGTTGTACTGAAAATTATTACCCACTTTCTTCATCCCTCggaggcaacaaaaaacagttga
- the LOC133837297 gene encoding transmembrane protein 245 isoform X1, translating to MNRSDTIPIRRDRSFDSVLNRLLRMRSQNHESFRAAMYNFLIAAGVAAFVAVCFILGPFVRPLLWAFLMGAVLFPFKRKLAELLNNWFQRLEERDSNVLVSICLAPLEATEHCGRMLINWLCQHWQLLLSGCGVAICIKLLVLYAPKGFLLALWHWLTFSHGLFVSIIGFLNVYLLLVLIVIYLTSVHFFWTPEKSAHFVIAGQSMWVAIAGFLCSFLGALQVPVFLLVMAYVVVSTIYHLQTSDEMDSSTLLERVNKLFDKQDFEKSLSNISICRRAGGEATLQSDVEDISLSDTIDSTDTFEAAKPVGEEETHQSDTFFKLLFYACLGTFLYRNIWMFILAAVPVFLHLLYTVGSYTGITQFVCSKISEGYQGLRSWALEHHSAVLPLCLPGVLELNYKINCIVRDSLKSSVESVTSILMIILMLLIIIFLSVFFCVNIYSETIEVAYLGKDLINKTITDRPELIDILPANIQASIDDALDNAHHYGRRKIETYIDDWLADADKVHATKLKEQILDVWDRLIQYWIDFNKAGTSYGPRVPTDALKSTFGEIVDNPGHFKELVLVAKQGIIGWAQSNTQTILEVAESLWHIIRTNISVIMGVAGEILSLLLSGGQACIEFILDMIVFFTALFYLLSSSQEKYAPLQITKYMGYSTSGIKVADALENSITVVLISMFKCATFTGLFTWLVHTVFGARIVFLPSALAAMLAAAPFLGSYWCAVPAFLELWLAQDRFYAGVLLFLLQFFVPSSFETAIYADLKGGGHPYLNGLAIAGGMYWIGWQGAIFGPLMLCFFIGLFEVATLAMRNNQEPRRSSDEETRTTQLTDVINEEVIEKEKPENVVDAPLKRDEEKSVGKPVVLKIITHFLHPSEATKNS from the exons ATGAACCGTTCAGATACGATACCCATACGACGAGATCGCTCCTTTGACAGCGTTCTCAATCGTTTGCTGCGAATGCGTTCCCAGAATCATGAGAGTTTTCGAGCAGCCATGTACAACTTTCTGATCGCAGCAGGCGTCGCTGCATTCGTGGCCGTTTGCTTCATCCTAGGCCCATTTGTGCGTCCGTTGCTTTGGGCCTTCTTGATGGGCGCAGTGCTGTTTCCTTTCAAGCGTAAGTTGGCAGAGCTGCTAAACAATTGGTTCCAGCGTTTAGAGGAACGTGACTCGAATGTCTTGGTCTCAATTTGCCTGGCGCCGCTGGAGGCCACAGAGCATTGTGGTCGCATGTTGATCAATTGGCTGTGCCAACACTGGCAACTTCTGCTCTCCGGCTGCGGCGTTGCTATCTGCATTAAACTGCTGGTGCTGTACGCACCCAAGGGTTTTCTGCTGGCTCTCTGGCATTGGTTGACCTTCTCCCATGGTCTGTTCGTAAGCATCATTGGCTTCCTCAATGTATATTTG CTGCTTGTCTTAATTGTCATCTACTTAACATCGGTGCATTTCTTTTGGACGCCCGAGAAGAGCGCACATTTCGTCATCGCTGGCCAGTCCATGTGGGTGGCCATTGCTGGCTTTCTGTGCAGCTTCCTTGGCGCCTTGCAAGTGCCCGTCTTTCTTCTGGTTATGGCCTATGTTGTGGTCTCTACAATTTATCATCTGCAGACGAGCGATGAAATGGATTCGAGTACGTTGCTGGAGCGCGTAAACAAGCTGTTCGACAAGCAGGACTTTGAGAAATCACTGAGCAACATTAGCATCTGTCGGAGAGCTGGTGGCGAGGCCACTTTGCAGTCGGATGTGGAAGACATTTCGCTGAGCGATACCATCGATTCCACAGACACTTTCGAAGCGGCCAAGCCAGTGGGCGAGGAAGAAACTCATCAGAGTGATACGTTCTTTAAGCTATTGTTTTATGCTTGCCTTGGCACGTTTTTGTACCGAAACATTTGGATGTTTATACTGGCGGCAGTGCCGGTCTTTCTGCATCTGCTCTACACCGTGGGCAGCTACACGGGCATCACGCAGTTTGTCTGCAGCAAGATTAGCGAGGGATATCAAGGACTTAGA TCTTGGGCCCTGGAGCATCATTCGGCGGTGCTGCCTTTGTGTTTGCCTGGCGTGTTGGAGTTGAACTATAAGATCAATTGCATTGTGCGCGATTCGCTGAAGTCATCGGTAGAGTCGGTCACATCCATACTCATGATCATACTCATGTTGCTCATCATCATATTCCTGAGTGTTTTCTTTTGCGTCAACATCTATTCAGAGACCATTGAGGTGGCATATTTGGGCAAAGATCTAATTAACAAGACAATCACAGATCGTCCTGAGCTAATTGATATTCTGCCCGCCAATATACAAGCGTCCATCGATGATGCGCTCGACAATGCGCACCATTATGGACGACGTAAGATCGAGACCTATATCGATGATTGGCTAGCGGATGCGGACAAAGTGCATGCCACCAAGCTCAAGGAGCAAATCCTTGATGTCTGGGATCGTCTCATACAATACTGGATTGATTTTAACAAGGCAGGCACCTCGTATGGTCCTCGCGTACCCACGGACGCCTTGAAGAGCACCTTTGGCGAGATTGTCGATAATCCAG GACATTTTAAAGAGCTAGTTTTAGTGGCAAAACAGGGCATCATTGGCTGGGCTCAGAGCAATACGCAAACCATTCTGGAGGTCGCTGAATCCCTTTGGCACATCATACGTACGAACATCTCGGTGATTATGGGCGTCGCTGGCGAGATtctctcgctgctgctgtcgggCGGACAGGCGTGCATTGAATTCATACTGGACATG ATTGTTTTCTTTACTGCACTGTTCTATCTGCTGTCCAGCAGTCAGGAGAAATATGCTCCGCTGCAAATCACCAAATATATGGGCTACTCGACCTCGGGCATTAAGGTCGCCGATGCGCTGGAGAACTCCATTACCGTCGTGCTCATCTCCATGTTCAAATGCGCCACTTTTACGGGTCTCTTCACTTGGCTGGTGCACACGGTCTTTGGAGCACGCATTGTCTTTCTGCCCTCCGCATTGGCTGCGATGCTGGCAGCTGCTCCTTTCTTGGGCAGCTACTGGTGTGCGGTGCCAGCGTTTCTGGAGCTGTGGCTGGCCCAGGATCGCTTTTATGCGGGCGTACTCCTCTTTTTACTGCAATTCTTTGTGCCATCCTCTTTTGAGACAGCCATCTATGCGGATCTGAAAGG TGGCGGACATCCATATCTTAATGGTCTGGCCATTGCCGGTGGCATGTATTGGATTGGCTGGCAAGGTGCCATCTTTGGGCCACTCATGCTGTGCTTCTTCATTGGCCTCTTCGAGGTAGCCACTTTGGCGATGCGCAACAATCAGGAGCCCAG GCGCAGTTCGGATGAGGAGACGCGCACCAC ACAATTAACCGATGTGATAAACGAAGAAGTaatcgaaaaagaaaaacccgAAAATGTTGTTGACGCTCCGCTGAAACGAGACGAGGAAAAGAGCGTAGGAAAACCTGTTGTACTGAAAATTATTACCCACTTTCTTCATCCCTCggaggcaacaaaaaacagttga
- the LOC133837297 gene encoding transmembrane protein 245 isoform X2, whose translation MNRSDTIPIRRDRSFDSVLNRLLRMRSQNHESFRAAMYNFLIAAGVAAFVAVCFILGPFVRPLLWAFLMGAVLFPFKRKLAELLNNWFQRLEERDSNVLVSICLAPLEATEHCGRMLINWLCQHWQLLLSGCGVAICIKLLVLYAPKGFLLALWHWLTFSHGLFVSIIGFLNVYLLLVLIVIYLTSVHFFWTPEKSAHFVIAGQSMWVAIAGFLCSFLGALQVPVFLLVMAYVVVSTIYHLQTSDEMDSSTLLERVNKLFDKQDFEKSLSNISICRRAGGEATLQSDVEDISLSDTIDSTDTFEAAKPVGEEETHQSDTFFKLLFYACLGTFLYRNIWMFILAAVPVFLHLLYTVGSYTGITQFVCSKISEGYQGLRSWALEHHSAVLPLCLPGVLELNYKINCIVRDSLKSSVESVTSILMIILMLLIIIFLSVFFCVNIYSETIEVAYLGKDLINKTITDRPELIDILPANIQASIDDALDNAHHYGRRKIETYIDDWLADADKVHATKLKEQILDVWDRLIQYWIDFNKAGTSYGPRVPTDALKSTFGEIVDNPELVLVAKQGIIGWAQSNTQTILEVAESLWHIIRTNISVIMGVAGEILSLLLSGGQACIEFILDMIVFFTALFYLLSSSQEKYAPLQITKYMGYSTSGIKVADALENSITVVLISMFKCATFTGLFTWLVHTVFGARIVFLPSALAAMLAAAPFLGSYWCAVPAFLELWLAQDRFYAGVLLFLLQFFVPSSFETAIYADLKGGGHPYLNGLAIAGGMYWIGWQGAIFGPLMLCFFIGLFEVATLAMRNNQEPRRSSDEETRTTQLTDVINEEVIEKEKPENVVDAPLKRDEEKSVGKPVVLKIITHFLHPSEATKNS comes from the exons ATGAACCGTTCAGATACGATACCCATACGACGAGATCGCTCCTTTGACAGCGTTCTCAATCGTTTGCTGCGAATGCGTTCCCAGAATCATGAGAGTTTTCGAGCAGCCATGTACAACTTTCTGATCGCAGCAGGCGTCGCTGCATTCGTGGCCGTTTGCTTCATCCTAGGCCCATTTGTGCGTCCGTTGCTTTGGGCCTTCTTGATGGGCGCAGTGCTGTTTCCTTTCAAGCGTAAGTTGGCAGAGCTGCTAAACAATTGGTTCCAGCGTTTAGAGGAACGTGACTCGAATGTCTTGGTCTCAATTTGCCTGGCGCCGCTGGAGGCCACAGAGCATTGTGGTCGCATGTTGATCAATTGGCTGTGCCAACACTGGCAACTTCTGCTCTCCGGCTGCGGCGTTGCTATCTGCATTAAACTGCTGGTGCTGTACGCACCCAAGGGTTTTCTGCTGGCTCTCTGGCATTGGTTGACCTTCTCCCATGGTCTGTTCGTAAGCATCATTGGCTTCCTCAATGTATATTTG CTGCTTGTCTTAATTGTCATCTACTTAACATCGGTGCATTTCTTTTGGACGCCCGAGAAGAGCGCACATTTCGTCATCGCTGGCCAGTCCATGTGGGTGGCCATTGCTGGCTTTCTGTGCAGCTTCCTTGGCGCCTTGCAAGTGCCCGTCTTTCTTCTGGTTATGGCCTATGTTGTGGTCTCTACAATTTATCATCTGCAGACGAGCGATGAAATGGATTCGAGTACGTTGCTGGAGCGCGTAAACAAGCTGTTCGACAAGCAGGACTTTGAGAAATCACTGAGCAACATTAGCATCTGTCGGAGAGCTGGTGGCGAGGCCACTTTGCAGTCGGATGTGGAAGACATTTCGCTGAGCGATACCATCGATTCCACAGACACTTTCGAAGCGGCCAAGCCAGTGGGCGAGGAAGAAACTCATCAGAGTGATACGTTCTTTAAGCTATTGTTTTATGCTTGCCTTGGCACGTTTTTGTACCGAAACATTTGGATGTTTATACTGGCGGCAGTGCCGGTCTTTCTGCATCTGCTCTACACCGTGGGCAGCTACACGGGCATCACGCAGTTTGTCTGCAGCAAGATTAGCGAGGGATATCAAGGACTTAGA TCTTGGGCCCTGGAGCATCATTCGGCGGTGCTGCCTTTGTGTTTGCCTGGCGTGTTGGAGTTGAACTATAAGATCAATTGCATTGTGCGCGATTCGCTGAAGTCATCGGTAGAGTCGGTCACATCCATACTCATGATCATACTCATGTTGCTCATCATCATATTCCTGAGTGTTTTCTTTTGCGTCAACATCTATTCAGAGACCATTGAGGTGGCATATTTGGGCAAAGATCTAATTAACAAGACAATCACAGATCGTCCTGAGCTAATTGATATTCTGCCCGCCAATATACAAGCGTCCATCGATGATGCGCTCGACAATGCGCACCATTATGGACGACGTAAGATCGAGACCTATATCGATGATTGGCTAGCGGATGCGGACAAAGTGCATGCCACCAAGCTCAAGGAGCAAATCCTTGATGTCTGGGATCGTCTCATACAATACTGGATTGATTTTAACAAGGCAGGCACCTCGTATGGTCCTCGCGTACCCACGGACGCCTTGAAGAGCACCTTTGGCGAGATTGTCGATAATCCAG AGCTAGTTTTAGTGGCAAAACAGGGCATCATTGGCTGGGCTCAGAGCAATACGCAAACCATTCTGGAGGTCGCTGAATCCCTTTGGCACATCATACGTACGAACATCTCGGTGATTATGGGCGTCGCTGGCGAGATtctctcgctgctgctgtcgggCGGACAGGCGTGCATTGAATTCATACTGGACATG ATTGTTTTCTTTACTGCACTGTTCTATCTGCTGTCCAGCAGTCAGGAGAAATATGCTCCGCTGCAAATCACCAAATATATGGGCTACTCGACCTCGGGCATTAAGGTCGCCGATGCGCTGGAGAACTCCATTACCGTCGTGCTCATCTCCATGTTCAAATGCGCCACTTTTACGGGTCTCTTCACTTGGCTGGTGCACACGGTCTTTGGAGCACGCATTGTCTTTCTGCCCTCCGCATTGGCTGCGATGCTGGCAGCTGCTCCTTTCTTGGGCAGCTACTGGTGTGCGGTGCCAGCGTTTCTGGAGCTGTGGCTGGCCCAGGATCGCTTTTATGCGGGCGTACTCCTCTTTTTACTGCAATTCTTTGTGCCATCCTCTTTTGAGACAGCCATCTATGCGGATCTGAAAGG TGGCGGACATCCATATCTTAATGGTCTGGCCATTGCCGGTGGCATGTATTGGATTGGCTGGCAAGGTGCCATCTTTGGGCCACTCATGCTGTGCTTCTTCATTGGCCTCTTCGAGGTAGCCACTTTGGCGATGCGCAACAATCAGGAGCCCAG GCGCAGTTCGGATGAGGAGACGCGCACCAC ACAATTAACCGATGTGATAAACGAAGAAGTaatcgaaaaagaaaaacccgAAAATGTTGTTGACGCTCCGCTGAAACGAGACGAGGAAAAGAGCGTAGGAAAACCTGTTGTACTGAAAATTATTACCCACTTTCTTCATCCCTCggaggcaacaaaaaacagttga
- the LOC133837297 gene encoding transmembrane protein 245 isoform X6, whose translation MNRSDTIPIRRDRSFDSVLNRLLRMRSQNHESFRAAMYNFLIAAGVAAFVAVCFILGPFVRPLLWAFLMGAVLFPFKRKLAELLNNWFQRLEERDSNVLVSICLAPLEATEHCGRMLINWLCQHWQLLLSGCGVAICIKLLVLYAPKGFLLALWHWLTFSHGLFVSIIGFLNVYLLLVLIVIYLTSVHFFWTPEKSAHFVIAGQSMWVAIAGFLCSFLGALQVPVFLLVMAYVVVSTIYHLQTSDEMDSSTLLERVNKLFDKQDFEKSLSNISICRRAGGEATLQSDVEDISLSDTIDSTDTFEAAKPVGEEETHQSDTFFKLLFYACLGTFLYRNIWMFILAAVPVFLHLLYTVGSYTGITQFVCSKISEGYQGLRSWALEHHSAVLPLCLPGVLELNYKINCIVRDSLKSSVESVTSILMIILMLLIIIFLSVFFCVNIYSETIEVAYLGKDLINKTITDRPELIDILPANIQASIDDALDNAHHYGRRKIETYIDDWLADADKVHATKLKEQILDVWDRLIQYWIDFNKAGTSYGPRVPTDALKSTFGEIVDNPVAKQGIIGWAQSNTQTILEVAESLWHIIRTNISVIMGVAGEILSLLLSGGQACIEFILDMIVFFTALFYLLSSSQEKYAPLQITKYMGYSTSGIKVADALENSITVVLISMFKCATFTGLFTWLVHTVFGARIVFLPSALAAMLAAAPFLGSYWCAVPAFLELWLAQDRFYAGVLLFLLQFFVPSSFETAIYADLKGGGHPYLNGLAIAGGMYWIGWQGAIFGPLMLCFFIGLFEVATLAMRNNQEPRRSSDEETRTT comes from the exons ATGAACCGTTCAGATACGATACCCATACGACGAGATCGCTCCTTTGACAGCGTTCTCAATCGTTTGCTGCGAATGCGTTCCCAGAATCATGAGAGTTTTCGAGCAGCCATGTACAACTTTCTGATCGCAGCAGGCGTCGCTGCATTCGTGGCCGTTTGCTTCATCCTAGGCCCATTTGTGCGTCCGTTGCTTTGGGCCTTCTTGATGGGCGCAGTGCTGTTTCCTTTCAAGCGTAAGTTGGCAGAGCTGCTAAACAATTGGTTCCAGCGTTTAGAGGAACGTGACTCGAATGTCTTGGTCTCAATTTGCCTGGCGCCGCTGGAGGCCACAGAGCATTGTGGTCGCATGTTGATCAATTGGCTGTGCCAACACTGGCAACTTCTGCTCTCCGGCTGCGGCGTTGCTATCTGCATTAAACTGCTGGTGCTGTACGCACCCAAGGGTTTTCTGCTGGCTCTCTGGCATTGGTTGACCTTCTCCCATGGTCTGTTCGTAAGCATCATTGGCTTCCTCAATGTATATTTG CTGCTTGTCTTAATTGTCATCTACTTAACATCGGTGCATTTCTTTTGGACGCCCGAGAAGAGCGCACATTTCGTCATCGCTGGCCAGTCCATGTGGGTGGCCATTGCTGGCTTTCTGTGCAGCTTCCTTGGCGCCTTGCAAGTGCCCGTCTTTCTTCTGGTTATGGCCTATGTTGTGGTCTCTACAATTTATCATCTGCAGACGAGCGATGAAATGGATTCGAGTACGTTGCTGGAGCGCGTAAACAAGCTGTTCGACAAGCAGGACTTTGAGAAATCACTGAGCAACATTAGCATCTGTCGGAGAGCTGGTGGCGAGGCCACTTTGCAGTCGGATGTGGAAGACATTTCGCTGAGCGATACCATCGATTCCACAGACACTTTCGAAGCGGCCAAGCCAGTGGGCGAGGAAGAAACTCATCAGAGTGATACGTTCTTTAAGCTATTGTTTTATGCTTGCCTTGGCACGTTTTTGTACCGAAACATTTGGATGTTTATACTGGCGGCAGTGCCGGTCTTTCTGCATCTGCTCTACACCGTGGGCAGCTACACGGGCATCACGCAGTTTGTCTGCAGCAAGATTAGCGAGGGATATCAAGGACTTAGA TCTTGGGCCCTGGAGCATCATTCGGCGGTGCTGCCTTTGTGTTTGCCTGGCGTGTTGGAGTTGAACTATAAGATCAATTGCATTGTGCGCGATTCGCTGAAGTCATCGGTAGAGTCGGTCACATCCATACTCATGATCATACTCATGTTGCTCATCATCATATTCCTGAGTGTTTTCTTTTGCGTCAACATCTATTCAGAGACCATTGAGGTGGCATATTTGGGCAAAGATCTAATTAACAAGACAATCACAGATCGTCCTGAGCTAATTGATATTCTGCCCGCCAATATACAAGCGTCCATCGATGATGCGCTCGACAATGCGCACCATTATGGACGACGTAAGATCGAGACCTATATCGATGATTGGCTAGCGGATGCGGACAAAGTGCATGCCACCAAGCTCAAGGAGCAAATCCTTGATGTCTGGGATCGTCTCATACAATACTGGATTGATTTTAACAAGGCAGGCACCTCGTATGGTCCTCGCGTACCCACGGACGCCTTGAAGAGCACCTTTGGCGAGATTGTCGATAATCCAG TGGCAAAACAGGGCATCATTGGCTGGGCTCAGAGCAATACGCAAACCATTCTGGAGGTCGCTGAATCCCTTTGGCACATCATACGTACGAACATCTCGGTGATTATGGGCGTCGCTGGCGAGATtctctcgctgctgctgtcgggCGGACAGGCGTGCATTGAATTCATACTGGACATG ATTGTTTTCTTTACTGCACTGTTCTATCTGCTGTCCAGCAGTCAGGAGAAATATGCTCCGCTGCAAATCACCAAATATATGGGCTACTCGACCTCGGGCATTAAGGTCGCCGATGCGCTGGAGAACTCCATTACCGTCGTGCTCATCTCCATGTTCAAATGCGCCACTTTTACGGGTCTCTTCACTTGGCTGGTGCACACGGTCTTTGGAGCACGCATTGTCTTTCTGCCCTCCGCATTGGCTGCGATGCTGGCAGCTGCTCCTTTCTTGGGCAGCTACTGGTGTGCGGTGCCAGCGTTTCTGGAGCTGTGGCTGGCCCAGGATCGCTTTTATGCGGGCGTACTCCTCTTTTTACTGCAATTCTTTGTGCCATCCTCTTTTGAGACAGCCATCTATGCGGATCTGAAAGG TGGCGGACATCCATATCTTAATGGTCTGGCCATTGCCGGTGGCATGTATTGGATTGGCTGGCAAGGTGCCATCTTTGGGCCACTCATGCTGTGCTTCTTCATTGGCCTCTTCGAGGTAGCCACTTTGGCGATGCGCAACAATCAGGAGCCCAG GCGCAGTTCGGATGAGGAGACGCGCACCACGTGA